One Chryseobacterium sp. StRB126 genomic region harbors:
- a CDS encoding cyanophycinase — protein MTKPVGKLIVIGGAVNKGSFAETDYDQNIEKNLNFFERGILRKIISESKHKEDSVIEIVTTASQIPQIVGTEYKKAFEFLGAKNVNILDIHNREEANSDAMVARANAADVMMFTGGDQLRLTSILGGTRFHDTILLKYQEQDFIYSGTSAGAAAASENMIYQGSSSEALLKGEIKTTQGLGLIDNVIIDTHFVQRGRIGRLFQAVVNNPRTLGIGLGEDTGLFIHNDVMTAVGSGLVILVDGRFIKDTNLTNINLGEPISIDNLTVHVMSMNDHYDLTTKTLTIENSQFNPIPQDK, from the coding sequence ATGACTAAACCTGTAGGAAAATTAATAGTTATCGGAGGAGCTGTAAATAAAGGAAGCTTTGCAGAAACCGACTATGATCAGAATATTGAAAAGAATCTTAATTTTTTTGAACGTGGAATCTTGCGAAAGATCATCAGCGAATCAAAGCATAAGGAAGATTCTGTTATTGAAATCGTAACAACGGCCTCTCAAATTCCTCAGATCGTAGGTACAGAATATAAAAAAGCCTTCGAATTCCTAGGGGCGAAAAATGTAAATATTCTTGATATTCACAACCGTGAAGAGGCTAACTCTGATGCAATGGTAGCAAGAGCAAACGCTGCAGACGTGATGATGTTTACCGGTGGAGACCAGCTAAGGCTAACATCTATTCTGGGTGGAACAAGATTTCACGATACCATTCTATTAAAATACCAGGAACAGGATTTTATCTATTCCGGAACTTCCGCCGGTGCTGCTGCTGCCTCTGAAAATATGATCTATCAGGGAAGCAGTTCTGAGGCTCTATTGAAGGGGGAAATTAAAACAACACAAGGGCTAGGTTTAATCGATAACGTTATCATTGATACGCATTTTGTACAAAGAGGCAGAATCGGACGTCTTTTCCAGGCAGTAGTGAATAACCCAAGAACTCTGGGAATCGGACTTGGGGAAGATACAGGACTTTTCATTCATAATGATGTGATGACGGCTGTAGGTTCCGGACTTGTGATTCTGGTAGACGGAAGATTTATTAAAGATACCAACCTAACTAATATTAATCTTGGAGAACCTATTTCTATTGATAATCTAACGGTGCATGTGATGTCTATGAACGATCATTATGATCTTACAACTAAAACTCTTACCATTGAAAACTCACAATTCAATCCTATTCCACAAGATAAATAG
- a CDS encoding isoaspartyl peptidase/L-asparaginase, whose translation MKIIIHGGFFSESDQSHEVKTAKQNSLKAIAEKAFHYLQTHSAFDSVAYAVSLLEDDPLYNAGIGSQIQSDGVIRMSAAIMNGETQKLSGVINIQDVKNPIFVAKDLIGEDDRVLGGQGAKNYATEHGFENFSTEIPQRRKEYEAKLGNGGKGTVGCVAIDKNGKLAVGTSTGGKGFEIPGRISDSATVAGNYANTFCAVSCTGVGEDIVSNATATKIVTRVTDGMSLETAFTKTFDELKTIDGFAGAIAIDKDGNIYHQDSYPTMVFASFDGENFDIFS comes from the coding sequence ATGAAAATCATCATTCACGGAGGCTTTTTCTCGGAAAGTGACCAAAGCCATGAAGTAAAAACAGCAAAACAAAACTCTTTAAAAGCAATTGCTGAAAAGGCATTTCATTATCTTCAGACTCATTCCGCTTTTGATTCGGTGGCTTATGCCGTTTCTTTGCTGGAAGATGATCCTTTGTACAATGCCGGAATAGGCTCGCAGATTCAGAGTGATGGTGTCATCCGGATGAGCGCCGCTATTATGAATGGTGAAACTCAGAAATTAAGTGGTGTTATCAATATTCAGGATGTAAAAAATCCCATTTTTGTTGCAAAAGATCTTATTGGAGAGGATGATCGGGTTTTAGGTGGACAAGGGGCAAAAAATTATGCTACCGAACATGGATTTGAGAACTTCTCCACTGAAATCCCACAGAGAAGAAAGGAATATGAAGCTAAACTTGGTAATGGAGGTAAAGGTACGGTAGGCTGTGTAGCCATCGATAAGAATGGAAAACTGGCTGTTGGCACTTCTACAGGAGGAAAGGGTTTTGAAATCCCGGGAAGAATCTCAGACTCTGCCACAGTGGCTGGAAATTATGCCAACACCTTTTGTGCAGTAAGCTGTACAGGTGTAGGAGAAGATATTGTAAGCAATGCTACTGCTACAAAAATTGTAACCCGCGTAACAGATGGAATGAGCCTTGAAACGGCTTTCACCAAAACTTTTGATGAACTTAAAACGATTGACGGATTTGCAGGTGCCATTGCTATTGATAAAGACGGGAATATTTATCATCAGGACTCCTATCCTACTATGGTTTTCGCCAGTTTTGACGGTGAAAATTTCGATATCTTTTCTTAA
- a CDS encoding YtxH domain-containing protein: MGNKTKGLLALLGLGALAYWKYKNSSPEDQQAVKDKLNTAKDNLNKWGNDIKTKANDVASQVQSKVDEVKTKAEDSLN, encoded by the coding sequence ATGGGAAACAAAACAAAAGGCTTATTAGCTTTACTAGGATTAGGTGCTTTGGCTTACTGGAAATACAAGAATTCAAGTCCTGAAGATCAACAAGCCGTAAAGGATAAACTTAATACAGCAAAAGATAATCTTAACAAATGGGGAAATGATATTAAGACTAAAGCCAACGATGTTGCTTCCCAAGTTCAAAGTAAAGTAGATGAGGTAAAAACAAAGGCCGAAGATTCTTTAAACTAA
- a CDS encoding PH domain-containing protein — protein sequence MGSRLKEIKEELEKLDINPTIFARKEIHALPDILSVDERIVYLVEGRNKTTQHHIILVATDRRLMFVDKEFMYGLTVEDYSYTKISSIQYETAMMLASIDVQVSDDLVEIDGVGKYEAKLFCEKVRDFMSRPEEYTKHTPEPSHLDQLEQLGRLKESGILSEEEFNEQKKKIIDKL from the coding sequence ATGGGATCAAGACTTAAAGAAATAAAAGAAGAACTCGAAAAACTGGATATTAATCCTACCATTTTTGCCAGAAAAGAGATTCATGCTCTGCCAGATATTCTTTCAGTGGATGAAAGAATCGTTTACCTTGTGGAAGGCAGAAATAAGACAACACAACATCATATTATCTTAGTGGCTACCGACAGAAGGCTGATGTTTGTAGATAAAGAATTCATGTATGGATTAACGGTGGAGGATTATTCTTACACCAAAATAAGCTCAATACAATATGAAACAGCAATGATGCTGGCTTCTATAGATGTTCAGGTGTCTGATGATTTGGTTGAGATTGATGGAGTGGGAAAGTATGAAGCCAAACTCTTTTGCGAAAAAGTAAGAGATTTCATGTCCCGTCCTGAAGAATACACTAAACATACACCTGAGCCCAGTCATTTAGACCAGCTGGAGCAATTGGGAAGATTAAAAGAGAGCGGAATTTTAAGTGAAGAAGAATTCAATGAACAGAAGAAAAAAATTATAGACAAATTATGA
- a CDS encoding GNAT family N-acetyltransferase, with protein MKDKTEIVKNWLRGWCLSREVSFPVQYKSGFNVFVGDEKQKERYMFPELNEDFFQLARSINEPWVHLKVSTSPDQFMGSIPEKWQLQAQGYLMTCFRPMTFPEISLAEGYHLEFSEYNTTFVVRIVAENGEQASIGRVSLIDDVAVYDRIVTEINHQRKGLASFLLKELEKIALSKGFANNILVATEEGKLLYENLGWKVYALHSSIVIPA; from the coding sequence ATGAAGGATAAAACGGAAATCGTAAAAAACTGGCTTAGAGGATGGTGCTTATCAAGAGAAGTATCCTTTCCTGTTCAGTATAAATCTGGATTTAATGTATTCGTGGGGGATGAAAAACAAAAAGAACGATATATGTTTCCTGAACTTAACGAAGATTTTTTTCAGCTTGCCCGGTCAATTAATGAACCCTGGGTTCATCTGAAAGTAAGCACCTCTCCCGATCAGTTTATGGGAAGTATTCCTGAAAAATGGCAACTACAGGCCCAAGGATACCTGATGACCTGTTTTCGTCCTATGACTTTCCCGGAAATTAGTCTGGCAGAAGGATATCATTTGGAATTTTCAGAATACAATACAACTTTTGTGGTAAGAATTGTAGCAGAAAATGGTGAGCAGGCTTCCATTGGTCGTGTATCTTTGATAGATGATGTTGCCGTTTATGATAGGATTGTTACCGAAATAAACCATCAAAGGAAAGGACTGGCCTCTTTTTTATTGAAAGAGCTGGAGAAAATAGCTTTATCGAAAGGGTTTGCTAATAATATTTTAGTCGCTACAGAAGAAGGGAAGCTATTATATGAAAATTTAGGCTGGAAAGTGTATGCTTTGCATTCCTCTATTGTCATTCCTGCTTAA
- a CDS encoding SHOCT domain-containing protein, which produces MNNSCSLCSTELTSMDKLLGENKLSDDGVLCNKCLDKISYINQEVLYNLNQFNIDDIHRIVQNKDTEQNSLAVTTQENLPMAVAEEPQHISKEEFKRRKQKIKAELEKLNANLSVFTKGEVKELPSLIPEDEKILGITDAQFVNTLAAGILVATSKRMISISKAMFGAAKINDYSNEMIKSVSFVTNPRSPIIKLHLDERVVEFECFMDKEDAEKFYDIIRPIYNNPVQQPQQQTDPVNTSTSANINTSTNVTLSLEILEQLEKLGKLRENGILTDAEFTAQKKKLLG; this is translated from the coding sequence ATGAATAATAGTTGTTCATTGTGTAGTACCGAATTAACCTCTATGGATAAGCTTCTGGGCGAAAATAAGCTTTCAGATGATGGTGTATTATGCAATAAATGTTTAGATAAAATAAGTTACATCAATCAGGAAGTACTGTATAATCTTAATCAGTTCAATATTGATGATATTCATCGTATCGTTCAGAATAAAGATACAGAACAAAACTCCCTTGCAGTAACAACGCAGGAAAACCTTCCTATGGCTGTAGCTGAAGAACCTCAACATATTTCTAAGGAAGAATTTAAAAGGAGAAAACAAAAGATAAAAGCTGAACTGGAAAAACTGAATGCCAACCTTTCCGTATTTACAAAAGGAGAGGTTAAAGAATTGCCTTCTCTGATTCCCGAAGATGAGAAGATTTTAGGCATTACAGATGCTCAGTTTGTCAATACACTGGCTGCAGGAATACTGGTGGCAACCTCTAAAAGAATGATCTCTATTTCAAAAGCAATGTTTGGAGCAGCTAAAATCAATGATTATTCTAATGAAATGATCAAGTCGGTAAGTTTTGTAACCAATCCGAGATCTCCAATCATTAAGCTACATCTTGACGAAAGAGTGGTAGAATTTGAGTGTTTTATGGATAAAGAAGATGCAGAAAAATTCTACGATATCATAAGACCTATCTATAATAATCCGGTACAACAACCTCAGCAACAAACAGATCCTGTAAATACCAGTACTAGTGCCAATATCAATACAAGTACAAACGTAACCCTCTCTCTTGAGATTCTTGAACAGCTGGAAAAACTTGGAAAACTGAGAGAAAACGGAATCCTGACAGATGCGGAATTTACGGCGCAAAAAAAGAAACTGCTGGGATAA
- a CDS encoding PH domain-containing protein yields MNTSCALCGIPLTPMDTVLGENKLSDGGILCNKCLNKATVMNKDLVNNLINYCLTEIRDLVWRESIEKAEEIEEEPVVETSVSRTTITFSHTVRFSIDKAKPRRSEEIKEQILALNAILSASVNNEVDELVNILNTDEKLIAIADTKYLHNKMNGLLLATQHRVVFLNKGFFGNLYQNEFQYQDINSILYDPEESSNQVKMLINGSQADFIFKNKNNAQLFCEAIEDYANSSKNQLKPSATHPEPKSPIFKPEPPQKEDPSTVFDKLEKLGRLKESGILTDEEFAEQKKKLLNKL; encoded by the coding sequence ATGAACACAAGTTGTGCTCTTTGTGGAATACCTTTAACACCTATGGATACCGTTTTGGGAGAGAATAAACTTTCAGATGGTGGAATCTTATGCAACAAATGCCTGAATAAAGCAACCGTTATGAATAAAGATTTGGTGAATAATCTTATCAATTATTGCTTAACAGAGATAAGGGATTTAGTATGGAGGGAAAGTATTGAGAAAGCTGAAGAAATTGAAGAAGAACCTGTAGTAGAGACTTCGGTATCCCGTACCACTATAACATTCTCTCATACGGTTCGGTTTTCCATTGATAAGGCAAAACCTAGGAGATCAGAAGAAATTAAAGAACAGATTCTTGCTTTAAACGCTATACTCAGTGCATCTGTGAACAATGAAGTGGATGAACTGGTGAATATTCTAAATACAGATGAAAAGCTTATTGCGATAGCAGATACAAAGTATTTACATAACAAGATGAACGGACTTCTGCTAGCAACACAGCATAGAGTGGTTTTTCTTAACAAAGGCTTTTTTGGAAATCTATATCAAAATGAATTTCAATATCAGGATATTAATTCTATTTTATATGACCCGGAAGAAAGTTCGAACCAGGTAAAAATGCTTATCAATGGATCTCAGGCTGATTTCATATTTAAAAATAAAAATAATGCCCAACTATTTTGTGAAGCGATAGAAGATTATGCAAACAGTTCCAAAAACCAATTAAAACCAAGCGCAACACATCCGGAACCAAAATCTCCTATATTTAAACCAGAGCCACCACAAAAAGAAGACCCTTCAACAGTTTTTGATAAGCTCGAAAAATTAGGAAGATTGAAAGAAAGCGGAATCTTAACCGATGAAGAATTTGCAGAGCAGAAGAAAAAACTTCTGAATAAATTATAA
- a CDS encoding PH domain-containing protein, with the protein MNTICALCGTPLTSTDMLVGKNKLADGGYLCAECFNKAITINRDLTNNLHQFYFAEITGMFLKSKIDASQNPGSSPYSGASNYEYDAPTRLDEIKDQIVALKARLSVLANEEVNELDKVLDQNEKLMAIAECINLHNNREGIIFSTQWRVIFMDKKFLGGVVKNEYTHKDITSLDQVENLLYSVLRVNTRGGTVEFKLHNKSDGRSFCDIVNGQIREPERPSHQQAAQPQSFFQNAQNTAPQSISNQSASNTPKSSSEDIFEQLEKLGKLRQMGVLSEEEFSIQKAKLLERL; encoded by the coding sequence ATGAATACTATTTGTGCATTATGTGGAACTCCGCTAACGTCTACCGACATGCTCGTTGGGAAAAATAAACTTGCAGATGGCGGTTACTTGTGTGCTGAATGTTTTAATAAAGCAATTACGATCAATAGAGACCTCACCAATAATCTACACCAGTTCTATTTTGCTGAAATAACAGGGATGTTCCTTAAAAGTAAAATTGATGCAAGTCAGAATCCGGGAAGTTCTCCTTACTCAGGAGCGAGTAATTATGAATATGATGCTCCCACCAGATTAGATGAAATAAAAGATCAGATTGTAGCCCTTAAAGCCAGATTGAGCGTTTTGGCCAATGAAGAAGTAAATGAACTGGATAAAGTTCTGGATCAAAATGAAAAATTGATGGCCATTGCAGAATGTATAAATCTTCATAATAACAGAGAAGGAATTATTTTTTCAACCCAATGGAGAGTGATTTTCATGGATAAAAAATTCCTGGGTGGCGTTGTGAAAAATGAATATACCCATAAAGATATTACTTCTCTGGATCAGGTTGAAAACCTTTTGTACTCCGTATTAAGAGTTAATACAAGAGGAGGTACTGTTGAGTTTAAACTGCATAATAAAAGTGATGGAAGATCATTCTGTGATATAGTAAACGGACAGATCAGAGAACCGGAAAGACCATCCCATCAACAAGCAGCACAGCCACAGTCATTCTTTCAAAATGCTCAGAACACGGCACCTCAAAGTATATCCAACCAAAGTGCATCTAATACACCAAAAAGTTCCTCAGAAGATATTTTCGAGCAACTGGAAAAACTTGGGAAACTAAGGCAGATGGGTGTTTTAAGTGAAGAAGAGTTCTCAATTCAGAAAGCGAAATTATTGGAAAGACTTTAA
- a CDS encoding site-specific integrase, which produces MEQTKKSTFKLLFYLKKNELKKNGNAPIMARITIDGIAKTLGTKLEINPKNWDLKYGRVEGKSAIALSVNQKLDNIRGRIDTLYEDMLKHEGFVTAQKLKLAFFGVGVMEDSLLKVFKKNNEDFGKMVAKGERADSTYYKYKIVYNHVEEFIKSRYHRDDMAFRELTCDFIREFDFFLRIDKECSHNTVWVYTMPLYRVAEIAVKSGLIRKNPFEDYEISMKENDRSYLLKEHVEFLLMHTPSKQTYELVKDLFVFSCFTGLSYIDIKNLKISNIQSFFDGHEWIISRRQKSDVASNVRLMEIPKRIIEKYKGVTRNEALFPVPTNKICNSHIDKLIKELEIVTEQKVTFHTARHTFGTMFLTEGVPLESLSKMMGHKNISTTQIYAKITSQKISKDMDLVAPKFQAMEEAFLAVI; this is translated from the coding sequence ATGGAACAGACAAAAAAGTCCACGTTCAAACTGCTTTTCTACCTGAAAAAGAACGAACTAAAAAAGAATGGTAATGCACCAATTATGGCACGTATTACGATTGATGGAATAGCTAAAACTTTGGGAACAAAGTTAGAAATCAATCCCAAAAATTGGGATTTAAAATATGGAAGAGTTGAGGGCAAGAGCGCCATTGCTTTGAGCGTTAACCAAAAACTGGATAATATACGGGGGCGTATTGATACTCTATATGAAGATATGCTCAAACACGAGGGATTTGTTACAGCACAAAAGTTAAAGCTTGCCTTCTTCGGTGTTGGTGTTATGGAAGACTCTTTGCTGAAAGTATTTAAAAAGAACAATGAAGACTTTGGAAAAATGGTGGCAAAAGGAGAACGAGCGGACAGCACGTACTATAAATACAAGATTGTCTATAACCATGTCGAAGAATTTATAAAAAGTAGGTATCATCGTGATGATATGGCGTTTCGGGAATTGACCTGTGATTTTATCAGAGAATTTGATTTCTTCCTTAGAATAGATAAAGAATGCTCCCATAATACTGTTTGGGTATATACGATGCCCCTTTACCGTGTTGCAGAAATCGCCGTAAAAAGCGGTCTTATCAGGAAAAATCCTTTTGAAGATTATGAAATCTCTATGAAGGAAAATGACCGCAGTTATTTACTTAAAGAACACGTCGAATTCCTTTTGATGCATACCCCCTCAAAACAAACGTATGAACTTGTAAAAGACCTTTTTGTATTCAGTTGCTTCACTGGCTTATCCTATATAGATATTAAAAATCTTAAAATAAGTAATATCCAATCCTTTTTTGATGGTCACGAATGGATTATAAGTCGAAGACAGAAATCTGATGTTGCTTCAAATGTACGATTGATGGAAATACCCAAAAGGATTATTGAAAAATACAAAGGTGTTACCCGAAATGAGGCTCTTTTTCCCGTTCCCACAAACAAAATTTGCAATAGTCATATAGATAAACTTATTAAAGAATTAGAGATTGTTACAGAACAAAAAGTAACATTTCATACAGCAAGACATACTTTCGGAACCATGTTTTTGACAGAGGGTGTACCGCTTGAAAGCCTTAGTAAAATGATGGGGCATAAAAATATTTCGACCACACAGATTTATGCCAAAATCACCAGCCAAAAAATTAGTAAGGATATGGATTTAGTTGCCCCAAAATTTCAGGCTATGGAAGAAGCATTTTTAGCGGTAATCTGA
- a CDS encoding single-stranded DNA-binding protein, with amino-acid sequence MNIIGRLTKDAEVRTLSNEKQVVNFSVATNDSYKNKQGERIEQTTYFDCAYWLTANVARLLTKGTLVELTGRVSTRAWTGKDGEPRAGLNFHTSNIKLHGGSRKAETVQATAQAKNNKFTAQGTEDDLPF; translated from the coding sequence ATGAACATCATCGGAAGACTGACAAAAGATGCGGAAGTACGCACATTGTCGAACGAAAAACAGGTAGTAAACTTTTCAGTAGCCACCAACGACAGCTACAAAAACAAACAAGGCGAACGCATAGAGCAAACAACCTATTTCGATTGTGCCTATTGGCTAACTGCAAATGTGGCAAGATTGCTCACAAAAGGTACTTTGGTAGAACTCACAGGCAGGGTAAGCACAAGGGCGTGGACAGGCAAAGACGGAGAGCCAAGAGCAGGGCTGAATTTCCATACTTCAAATATCAAACTACACGGAGGTAGTAGGAAAGCCGAAACCGTACAAGCTACTGCACAAGCCAAGAACAACAAGTTTACAGCACAGGGAACAGAAGACGACCTCCCATTCTAA
- a CDS encoding DUF932 domain-containing protein — MAHNINFNERTGRYSFFSVQQKAWHGLGQIVEQYPTSEEAIKHAGLDYEVVKSPLFTKGSGIIETPNGIEIGSSELEVPNYFANIRTDNNAVLGVVGKDYHIVQNREAFNFFDAIVGGGEGIFYETAGALGNGERIFITAKLPDYIRVGNGDDVTEKYIFLTTSHDGSGSITAAFTPIRIVCQNTLNASLRSMTNVVRIKHTSGAKQRIENAHKIMGLANTLSNQLEGIFNEWTKVKVSDREVKKLIQLALCPNKETLDLIKKGAEDEISTLFKNTVEDAFAYAMISDTQQMDTTKGTLFGAYNAVTGYYQNVRNYKNDEAKLQSIVLGGTAQLKSQKAFELCTAFALDGTEILNLN, encoded by the coding sequence ATGGCACATAATATCAATTTCAACGAGAGAACAGGACGTTATTCATTCTTTAGCGTACAACAAAAAGCGTGGCACGGTTTAGGGCAAATTGTGGAGCAATACCCAACAAGTGAGGAAGCTATCAAGCACGCAGGCTTAGACTACGAAGTCGTAAAGTCCCCACTATTTACCAAAGGTTCGGGTATTATCGAAACGCCTAACGGTATAGAGATAGGCAGTAGTGAATTGGAAGTACCTAACTATTTCGCCAATATACGCACCGATAACAATGCGGTATTGGGCGTAGTGGGTAAAGATTATCACATTGTACAAAACCGTGAAGCCTTCAATTTCTTTGATGCTATTGTAGGCGGTGGCGAAGGTATTTTCTATGAAACCGCAGGAGCATTAGGCAACGGAGAACGCATTTTTATCACAGCCAAACTGCCCGATTATATACGTGTAGGTAATGGCGATGATGTAACAGAAAAATACATTTTCTTAACCACCTCGCACGATGGTAGCGGAAGTATCACAGCCGCATTTACACCTATCCGCATCGTATGCCAAAATACGCTGAATGCTTCGTTACGCAGTATGACCAATGTAGTCCGTATCAAACACACTTCGGGGGCAAAACAGCGTATTGAGAATGCTCACAAGATTATGGGACTGGCAAATACATTGAGCAACCAATTGGAGGGCATTTTCAACGAATGGACAAAGGTAAAAGTATCAGACCGAGAGGTTAAAAAGCTAATCCAATTAGCACTTTGCCCGAACAAAGAAACGCTTGACCTTATCAAAAAAGGTGCGGAAGACGAAATTTCCACTTTGTTTAAAAATACCGTTGAAGATGCTTTTGCTTATGCTATGATAAGTGACACCCAGCAAATGGATACCACCAAAGGTACTTTGTTCGGAGCGTACAACGCTGTTACAGGCTACTATCAAAACGTAAGAAATTACAAGAACGATGAAGCCAAGTTGCAGAGCATTGTATTGGGTGGGACTGCCCAACTCAAATCACAGAAAGCATTTGAATTGTGTACTGCATTTGCTTTGGACGGTACGGAAATCCTAAACCTTAATTAA
- a CDS encoding DNA-binding response regulator has protein sequence MPKGVGARLFVVGYTSASMSVSVVACALFFAVLHNLKNDGMDTERKTQHTSIAFINDKNPVIDVISKDLLTFGFEILFKSENIEDGLAHLCSLKSPPQFCIIDLDFYDKSVLAQLLDLKSQFPTLKLIPHSDIDEEETVNALLKIGFAAYLLIGSDADDFRKAIEVAVM, from the coding sequence ATGCCAAAAGGCGTGGGCGCTCGCTTATTCGTAGTCGGGTATACCAGTGCCTCAATGTCGGTAAGTGTGGTTGCCTGCGCTTTGTTTTTTGCAGTCCTCCATAATTTAAAAAACGATGGTATGGATACTGAAAGAAAAACCCAGCACACTAGCATTGCATTTATCAACGATAAAAACCCGGTTATAGATGTTATTAGTAAAGATCTCCTAACTTTTGGATTTGAAATATTATTCAAATCAGAGAATATTGAAGATGGATTAGCTCATCTATGTTCTTTAAAATCGCCTCCCCAGTTTTGCATTATCGACCTTGATTTCTACGATAAAAGTGTATTAGCACAGCTTCTAGATTTAAAAAGCCAATTTCCAACATTAAAGCTGATTCCTCATAGTGATATTGATGAGGAAGAAACAGTAAATGCACTTTTGAAAATTGGTTTTGCAGCCTATTTACTTATTGGTAGCGATGCAGATGATTTTAGAAAAGCCATTGAAGTAGCGGTCATGTAA
- a CDS encoding helix-turn-helix domain-containing protein, with protein sequence MDLFTNDNEEIIAHQEMITELRNRIESILKNYRPVMNGEIYLSGQDVCDLLHISKRTLQQYRDDKILPFIQIGGKIIFKQSDILSALELNYISI encoded by the coding sequence ATGGATTTATTCACGAATGACAATGAAGAAATCATTGCCCATCAGGAAATGATAACGGAGCTAAGAAACCGTATCGAAAGTATATTGAAGAACTATCGTCCTGTTATGAACGGAGAAATCTATTTGTCGGGGCAAGATGTATGTGACCTATTGCACATTAGCAAGCGTACTCTGCAACAATATAGAGATGATAAAATCCTGCCTTTTATTCAAATTGGCGGCAAAATCATTTTTAAACAGTCGGATATACTTTCTGCACTGGAACTGAATTACATATCTATATAA
- a CDS encoding helix-turn-helix domain-containing protein has protein sequence MEVIAIQKSALDEMKNELKELLEMTESTTRKYVPIFKEEKWLDNQEVCLMMNITKRTLQTYKDKGLLPYSKLNRKNYYKRSDVQTLLEAGQPYNTVENGFIHE, from the coding sequence ATGGAAGTTATCGCAATACAGAAATCCGCATTGGATGAAATGAAGAATGAGCTAAAGGAACTTTTGGAAATGACCGAAAGTACCACAAGAAAATACGTCCCGATTTTCAAAGAAGAAAAATGGCTCGATAATCAGGAAGTATGTTTGATGATGAATATTACCAAGCGGACTTTGCAGACCTATAAGGACAAAGGGCTATTGCCATATTCCAAACTAAACCGTAAGAATTATTATAAACGCTCGGATGTACAGACTTTGCTCGAAGCTGGACAACCGTACAATACTGTCGAAAATGGATTTATTCACGAATGA
- a CDS encoding dihydrofolate reductase family protein, translated as MRKVIAAFNMTLDGVCDHTTGVASEELHQHYSDLLNNAGVILYGRTTYQLMQFWQTLMQNPSGKKSMDDFAISIDKIQKLIFSSKLKDTDWKSAELAKRPLDEEVLELKQQAGKNILIGSRSLITQLLNSNLIDELQICIHPIIEGKGLLLFDQITDRIMLKLIKIKSLNSGATVFYYEPMREQTTNR; from the coding sequence ATGAGAAAAGTAATTGCAGCATTCAATATGACACTTGATGGTGTTTGCGACCACACGACAGGAGTTGCTAGCGAAGAACTGCACCAACATTATTCTGACCTATTAAATAATGCGGGAGTAATTTTATATGGACGGACAACTTACCAACTTATGCAGTTTTGGCAAACACTAATGCAAAATCCTTCAGGTAAAAAATCAATGGACGACTTTGCAATTTCAATAGACAAAATTCAAAAACTTATTTTTTCCAGCAAATTAAAAGACACCGATTGGAAAAGTGCAGAACTTGCAAAAAGACCTCTTGATGAAGAAGTTTTGGAACTCAAGCAACAAGCAGGCAAAAACATTCTTATTGGAAGCAGGAGCTTGATTACTCAGCTTTTAAACAGTAATCTTATTGACGAATTACAAATTTGTATCCACCCTATTATTGAAGGGAAAGGGCTATTGCTTTTTGACCAAATCACGGATAGAATTATGTTGAAACTTATTAAGATAAAATCGCTAAATTCAGGTGCAACTGTATTTTATTATGAACCGATGCGAGAGCAAACAACAAATCGCTGA